The Nitrospira defluvii genome contains the following window.
GAATAAATCAGACCTTCCCTAGACAGGGTGCAGAAGATCAGCGGCGATGAGACCGCCATGTTTTCCTTCACTCGTATGGTGAAGCATTGTTCCCCATACACTTAAAGATGGCAGGAAAAACTTGGTACGCACAGCGCTCGGGCGTGTGCAGGAGGTAAACCTCCCGAAAGGTGGCAGACAGGTTTGGAAAATCTAGGCTCAGCCAATGTCCGGCAAGTTGAGCCATGTCTTCTAGTGTTGTATCACTATCCTGATAAGGAGAGTTATAGAGGATCGCTTCGTCGTAATGAAGCAGAAGCCGAGCATCGACGCCTTGTAATCCACCGTAGCGACCTGCCTTTTTCGCAACAATCTTGCGAAGAGCCTCAACCGCTGTGAGGGGGTTATACGCACCTCCCCATCCTTCCATTTCAATCCATCGTTGGTGAGGCCTATCTTGCGCCCCTCTGGGCATAAGCAGAAAACTGTGCAAGTATCTCTCCAGTCTCGGATACTTTGTAAAGTCTCTGCAGAGTTGCCCTTGAGGCGATTGCAGTAGGGGCTGTGCCGTCCAGTCCGAATCCGTTTTCTGAATGAGGTGCTGGAGTTCAGATTTAAGCGCGTCTGCCTCAGACTTTTGGAATCGCTCGGCGTCATCCCTTGGCAAGATCAGGCATAGTCTAAAGTTCACTGTTGTATTCGGAATTCTTGAGATGACCCTCCTGAGTTCTGTTTCAAGGCGTTCTTTCTTCCGCGCCACTCGCATCTGGTCTTCATCAAGCCATCCACCCAGTTGCCATTCGACAACGCTGTCATCACGCATTATTGTCTTAACGTCCGCGAAGCCATCCTTAGGATACTCCTCGTCTTTCATTTGTAGCGACAGCGAAAAATGCGCTTCGCGGAAAGCGGAAAATACGAACTTATGTTTTTCGATTTGCGGATCGATGTGATTCATGGGAGTCAGTAGGCGGCCGAGACGACTATGAGCCTCTCAACCTGGGCGAGGCTTCCCCCGAAGGCTCTTCCGGTAGAAGTCGAGAAACTCACGGGGAGTCAATATCTGAGAGCCTTGTCGGGCCCCAGGGGGGAAGTGCTTCACGTTTCCAGTAATCAGGCACCGGACACGGCCGGCCAGGGCGACTTCCAGGAAGGGTTCGTCATTCGGGTCCGGCAAGCGAGCCGGGAGTGGATCACCCGCCGCAACGGTTCCCGTCGCTTTCAATTGATCCAGGAACGCGTCGACATGCTCCCTGCCGAATGAAAACTTCGGGCGCCGGAGAACCTCCACGTACTCTGCCATGATTCGGGCGTCATAGGCTACGGTCAGGGTCCCAGAGGCAATCATGCGGACGATTTCACCAGGTGGGCCAAAGGGGGACAAGAGGCCGGCCACGAGCACATTCGTGTCGACGACGACGATCACCGCCGCCGGGTCTTCCGAGTCGACGCGATCTCAGCATTAATCTCTTCCAGAGACAGCTTGTCGGTTCCGGCGGCAATAGATTGAGACTGCATCACTTCAACCGCGGCGACGGCGCGGGCCCGCCGGAGCGCGACCAGCGAGCTTTCTAGTGTTTCCTCGGACACGGCTGAAAGGATCGCAATCGGTTTCCCGTTCGACGTGAGAACCAGATCCTTGTCACGTGAGAGTTTCGACCACACCTCGCTCGGCCGCCCTCGCAGTTCTCGCACGGTAATGAACTTCATGGCCTAACCTCCAATGTGAGTGACAAAATGGTACACAACTGAGGTCCAATTGTCAATCATCCTACCCTTTGCGATCGGATTTTCCAACCCGAATGGCAAGAGGCGCGACACCTCCTCCGTTCGGGCAAGCCGCTCCCCAATTGTTTTGTTTGACCCAGAAGGCGGCTCTGGCACCCGTCCTGACTCATGGTTTTTTGCAACATTCGCAGGCTCCCAAACCCGGGAAGTAATTCTCAATTGAGGCGTTGCACGTTTAAAGGTGCGACAACCTCCGACTCATTGAAGGTTGACTGATGACGAACAACCTGACCGATCCGATCCCACCCTCCACCATGGAGTACATTCCGCTATCGGACAACGCTCTCACCGTCCTCCGAGAACGGTACCTGGCCAAGGATGACCAGGGAAACATCGTCGAAACCGTGGACCAACTCTGGGCACGGGTCGCCCGTGAAATCGCCGTGGTCGAGACCCTGTACGAGGCGACACATGAAGAAGTGGCATCCATCGAGGAGCAGTTCCGCCGGATGCTCGCCTCTCGAACCTTCCTGCCCAATTCCCCCACCTTGATGAACGCCGGCCGGCCGGGCGCGCACAAGCAGTACTCCGCCTGTTTCGTGATCCCCATCGAGGATGACATGCAGTCGATCGGGGATGCCGTGACTGCGGCCTTGTTGATCCACAAAAGTGGCGGAGGCACCGGGTTTTCGTTCTCCAATTTGCGTCCGAAGGGCGATCGTGTGAGGAGCTCAGGCGGCGTGGCATCCGGCCCGGTCTCCTTCATGAAGATCATTGACGGCGCCACCGAACAGGTACGCCAGGGCGGAACCCGCAGGGGCGCGAACATGGGGATTCTCCATGTCCAGCACCCCGATATCCTGGACTTCGTGAGGTGCAAGACGCACGACGGCCAGATCCGGAACTTCAACATCAGCGTGGCCGCTACCGACGAGTTCATGACCGCGGTCAAGGAGGACAGGCTCTACGCCCTGATCAACCCCCGCACGATGCAGCCCATCAAACACATCTCCGCACGGCTGGTCTTCGATCGCATCGTCGAGGAAGCCTGGAAGACCGGCGATCCCGGGCTCTTCTTCATCGACCGCGCGAACCGGGCCTGTCCGATTCCAAACATGGGCGAAATCGTCTCGACCAATCCCTGCGGTGAGATCCCTCTGCATGGCTTCGATGCCTGCACGCTTGGCTCCATCGACTTAGCCAAGCATCTTCGGATCCTGCCCGGCCATGATCAGTACGAGCTCGACTGGGAGCGTCTCGACCAGACCATCCGGCTCGCGGTTCGATTCCTGGACAACATCATCGATGCCAACGACCATCCGCTCCCCCAGATCAACGCCATGACGCGGCAGACCCGCCGCATCGGCCTCGGGATCATGGGATATGCACGGCTGTTGATGATGTTGGGCCTTCCCTACGGCAGCGAAGAAGCCATACGCTTGACCGAGCGGCTCGCGCGCCAGATGAAGGCCATGGCGTGGCGCGCGTCAGAGCAGCTGGCCCACACCCGAGGCGTGTATCCCGCGTGGAAGGGAAGCAAGCATGAACAGGAAGGGAAAAAGGTGCGCCACAGCTACGTGACGACCGTGGCACCGACTGGATCGATCAGCATGATTGCCGACACCAGCGCCGGCTGTGAGCCCGAGTTCGCGCTGGTCTGGTTCAAGCAGGTCCTCGAAGGCAGGAAGCTCCCTTACCTGTGCGACCTCTTCGAAGCGACGGCCAGGCGTGAAGGCTGGTGGCATGACGATCTCATCGACAAGATCGTGGCCAATCATGGGTCTTGCCGGGGCCTCACGGACGTGCCCGCCCACTGGCAACAGGTCTTTACCGTAGCCCACGATCTCATCCCTGAGCAGCATGTCCGGGTCCAGGCTGCCTGGCAGCGGTTCAGCGACACGGCGGTCAGCAAGACCATCAACCTGCCCGCCACGGCAACCGTTGAAGACGTCCGCCACGCGTACTTGCTCGCCTGGGAACTCGATTGCAGCGGGATCACCGTCTACCGCGATGGGAGCCGCAACAGCCAGGTGCTCAATCTGGGCAAGGCGGACCGCAATGGGAGCCTTCCCATGAAAGGAACAAGGGCGGAAGACGCGGACCTCCCTATTGCCCACCCCTTCGAGCTGCCGGATGTCCTGGACGCGAAGCGGGTGCAGGTGAAGACGACGGATGGTCATGTGTACGTCACGATCTCGACTCTCAAGACCAGACCGCTCGAGGTCTTCATCCACACGCCCGTCGAAGCCAGCAACGCTGAAATCTACGAATCCTTCGCACGGGTCCTCTCCATCTCCTTGCGATCGGGTGTGCCTGTGGAGGCCTTGCTCGAACAACTGGAAAAGGCCAACCAACGGTACGGATCGGTTGCCAGTATCCCGGCCGCCATCATCCGAGCACTCCGCATGAGCCAGCTGATCAAAGAGAACGGCGAGGGACTCCCTCCCTGCCCACAATGCAGCCAGGGCACCATTCAGCAGGAGAATTGTTTGCTCTGCCGGCACTGCGGCTGGACGAAGTGCAGTTGACGGTCACAATCCTACGGAGAAGAATCGGCCATGCCTCCCCAGTCGCTTCCACCATCCGTCCCGCTCAACGCGGCTGCCGTGACCCCGAGGACGGATCAGAACGTCGGGCTTCAGGTCGGATGGACCGTGGTCTACCGCGATGCCAAAGACCGACTGCAGGACGGCAGGATCATCGAGAT
Protein-coding sequences here:
- a CDS encoding adenosylcobalamin-dependent ribonucleoside-diphosphate reductase is translated as MTNNLTDPIPPSTMEYIPLSDNALTVLRERYLAKDDQGNIVETVDQLWARVAREIAVVETLYEATHEEVASIEEQFRRMLASRTFLPNSPTLMNAGRPGAHKQYSACFVIPIEDDMQSIGDAVTAALLIHKSGGGTGFSFSNLRPKGDRVRSSGGVASGPVSFMKIIDGATEQVRQGGTRRGANMGILHVQHPDILDFVRCKTHDGQIRNFNISVAATDEFMTAVKEDRLYALINPRTMQPIKHISARLVFDRIVEEAWKTGDPGLFFIDRANRACPIPNMGEIVSTNPCGEIPLHGFDACTLGSIDLAKHLRILPGHDQYELDWERLDQTIRLAVRFLDNIIDANDHPLPQINAMTRQTRRIGLGIMGYARLLMMLGLPYGSEEAIRLTERLARQMKAMAWRASEQLAHTRGVYPAWKGSKHEQEGKKVRHSYVTTVAPTGSISMIADTSAGCEPEFALVWFKQVLEGRKLPYLCDLFEATARREGWWHDDLIDKIVANHGSCRGLTDVPAHWQQVFTVAHDLIPEQHVRVQAAWQRFSDTAVSKTINLPATATVEDVRHAYLLAWELDCSGITVYRDGSRNSQVLNLGKADRNGSLPMKGTRAEDADLPIAHPFELPDVLDAKRVQVKTTDGHVYVTISTLKTRPLEVFIHTPVEASNAEIYESFARVLSISLRSGVPVEALLEQLEKANQRYGSVASIPAAIIRALRMSQLIKENGEGLPPCPQCSQGTIQQENCLLCRHCGWTKCS
- a CDS encoding type II toxin-antitoxin system Phd/YefM family antitoxin; the encoded protein is MKFITVRELRGRPSEVWSKLSRDKDLVLTSNGKPIAILSAVSEETLESSLVALRRARAVAAVEVMQSQSIAAGTDKLSLEEINAEIASTRKTRRR
- a CDS encoding putative toxin-antitoxin system toxin component, PIN family, whose translation is MIVVVDTNVLVAGLLSPFGPPGEIVRMIASGTLTVAYDARIMAEYVEVLRRPKFSFGREHVDAFLDQLKATGTVAAGDPLPARLPDPNDEPFLEVALAGRVRCLITGNVKHFPPGARQGSQILTPREFLDFYRKSLRGKPRPG